A genomic region of Trifolium pratense cultivar HEN17-A07 linkage group LG3, ARS_RC_1.1, whole genome shotgun sequence contains the following coding sequences:
- the LOC123913823 gene encoding probable serine/threonine-protein kinase WNK6, giving the protein MSLADTESSEEGSGLLEPPDPDVIEIDPTSRYLRYKEVIGKGAFKTVYKAFDEITGLEVAWSQVRIDEVLQSPGDLERLYSEVHLLRSLKHSNIVRFYNSWIDDKHRSVNMITELFTSGSLRQYRRKHKKVDMKAVKGWARQILMGLIYLHNHNPPIIHRDLKCDNIFINGHQGEVKIGDLGLATLLKQNNAKSVIGTPEFMAPELYDESYNELADIYSFGMCMLELATSEYPYRECRNSAQIYKKVSSGIKPVSLSKIKDPEIKSFIEKCLVPASQRLSAKELLMDPFLEVNVSLKNRPLPLPDIVLPKYGGFENRCLMSEGPASARIGSISMDLGDTSEQPLITVFYNSNDDAPPSPCVEIRRLMGGDRFFLKGEENDVNSVSLVLRITNQGGRARNIHFIFYLDTDTAISVSSEMVEQLELTEHNVKFIAELIDLLLATLVPDWKPCVAIDHLISPNGKRTPLNLLKQDSQLARYKISSVDSSEIVAEYLGPSTSHDRLAEKENSDNMIFYDVLSHANIGFQRTTKTDDMYSATSYASATSDFNDKNYSTVSFVSANSGYTDFSLPTVNGWSQSSLASEIGQSSDRKSKVPCLESNNCPLSTSSLYETEDELRIELEKIERQYQEAIKDLSKRRCDAIMETRKRLSLKNTVIE; this is encoded by the exons ATGAGTTTGGCGGACACCGAATCCTCAGAGGAAGGTTCGGGGCTTCTTGAGCCTCCTGATCCTGATGTTATTGAAATTGATCCTACTAGTCGTTACCTTAGG TACAAGGAAGTAATTGGCAAAGGAGCTTTCAAGACTGT TTATAAGGCATTTGATGAAATCACGGGGCTTGAAGTTGCGTGGAGTCAAGTTCGGATCGATGAGGTATTACAATCACCAGGTGACCTTGAAAGGCTGTATTCAGAAGTGCATCTGTTGAGGTCATTGAAGCATAGTAACATTGTAAGGTTCTACAATTCATGGATTGATGACAAGCACAGGAGTGTTAACATGATTACTGAGTTGTTCACCTCAGGGAGCCTCAGACA GTACCGTAGGAAACACAAGAAGGTTGATATGAAAGCTGTTAAAGGATGGGCAAGACAGATTTTAATGGGTTTAATCTACCTCCACAATCACAACCCACCTATTATACACAGAGATCTCAAGTGTGATAACATATTTATAAATGGTCACCAAGGAGAAGTTAAGATCGGAGATTTGGGTTTGGCAACTCTCTTGAAGCAGAATAATGCCAAGAGTGTAATTG GAACCCCGGAATTTATGGCGCCTGAACTGTACGATGAAAGTTATAATGAATTAGCTGACATATATTCTTTTGGGATGTGCATGCTGGAGTTGGCTACTTCTGAGTATCCTTACAGAGAATGTAGAAACTCTGCTCAGATATACAAGAAAGTTTCATCT GGCATAAAGCCAGTTTCTCTTTCTAAAATCAAAGATCCAGAAATAAAATCATTTATTGAGAAATGTCTTGTCCCAGCATCTCAAAGATTGTCAGCAAAGGAGCTTCTGATGGACCCTTTTCTTGAAGTGAATGTTTCATTAAAGAATCGTCCTCTTCCATTACCAGATATTGTTCTTCCTAAATACGGAGGCTTTGAAAATCGTTGTCTGATGTCGGAAGGTCCTGCTAGTGCACGTATTGGATCCATTTCAATGGATCTTGGAGATACCAGTGAGCAACCATTGATCACTGTGTTTTATAATTCTAACGATGATGCACCACCTTCTCCATGTGTTGAGATACGAAGGTTGATGGGAGGTGATAGATTTTTTCTCAAAGGTGAAGAAAATGACGTAAATTCTGTATCATTAGTTCTCCGGATAACTAATCAAGGCG GGCGAGCAAGAAATATCCATTTCATATTCTACCTCGATACTGATACGGCCATCTCAGTGTCAAGTGAAATGGTTGAGCAACTTGAACTTACCGAGCACAATGTTAAATTCATTGCCGAGTTGATTGATTTGTTATTGGCAACATTGGTTCCTGATTGGAAACCTTGTGTAGCGATTGATCACTTAATTTCTCCAAATGGTAAACGAACTCCTCTAAACCTACTGAAACAAGACTCGCAATTGGCAAGATACAAAATAAGTTCAGTGGATTCTAGCGAAATTGTGGCTGAATATTTAGGTCCCTCAACCTCACATGACAGATTGgctgaaaaagaaaacagcgataatatgattttttatgaTGTTCTATCCCATGCAAACATTGGTTTCCAAAGAACAACGAAGACAGATGATATGTATTCTGCGACATCTTATGCTTCAGCAACATCTGACTTCAATGATAAGAATTATTCTACAGTTTCATTCGTGTCTGCTAACTCAGGATACACAGATTTCAGCTTACCTACAGTGAATGGATGGAGTCAATCCTCACTTGCATCTGAAATTGGGCAATCCTCTGATAGAAAGAGCAAGGTTCCGTGCTTGGAAAGCAACAATTGTCCCCTTAGTACTTCTTCATTGTATGAAACTGAGGATGAGTTGAGAATAGAGTTAGAGAAGATTGAACGGCAATATCAAGAGGCAATAAAAGATTTATCCAAAAGAAGATGTGATGCCATCATGGAGACCAGAAAGAGGCTGTCACTAAAAAATACAGTCATAGAATAA
- the LOC123913825 gene encoding UPF0235 protein C15orf40 homolog produces the protein MAPAKKGKAKAEAKETVPSEKPNNFPSCIRCVAPSSVAITIHAKPGSKSASVTDVSDEAVGVQIDAPARDGEANAALLDYISSVLGVKRRQVSLGTGSKSRDKTVIVEDVTQQYVFDALDKVSKQ, from the exons atggCGCCGGCGAAGAAAGGAAAAGCAAAGGCTGAAGCAAAGGAAACGGTTCCTTCGGAAAAACCTAATAATTTTCCGTCTTGTATTCGGTGTGTGGCTCCTTCTTCCGTCGCTATAACCATCCACGCTAAACCCGGTTCAAAGTCCGCTTCCGTAACAG ATGTGAGCGATGAAGCTGTTGGTGTTCAGATTGATGCACCGGCGAGGGATGGTGAAGCAAATGCTGCTCTTCTTGATTATATCAGCTCT GTTTTAGGCGTAAAACGAAGACAAGTGTCTTTAGGAACCGGTTCTAAGTCAAGAGATAAGACGGTCATTGTGGAAGATGTAACTCAACAATATGTTTTTGACGCTTTGGATAAAGTCTCAAAACAGTAG